The DNA sequence CGGGTTCCTTTCGGTTCCTTCTGGGCGTCGATGATAACTGCCGCATTATCATCAAACTTGATGTATGAGCCGTCCTTCCGTCTGATCGCTTTTTTTGTTCTCACAATCACCGCACGGGCCACATCGCCTTTTTTAAACTGCCCGTTCGGAGCGGCGTCACGGACCGAGCAGACGATGATATCGCCGATTGATGCGTATCTGCGATGTGTGCCTCCGAGAACCCGGAAACACATCACCCGGCGAGCTCCGGTATTATCCGCCACTTTCAATATGGAATATTCCTGAATCATGCCAACCCCTTTATTTCTGACGATACAAATAATTGCGAAACTATAGATCCTGAAACGAGTTCAGGATGACACGTGTCATGCCGAACTTGTTTCGGCATCTATTTCAAAGAAAAACGCCATAAGATCGGCTCATTCATTATTTAGCCCGCTCCATAACCCGGACCAGCCGCCAGCGCTTGGTTTTGGAAAGCGGCCTCGTCTCCATCACTTCGACGAGATCTCCGATATGAGCATCGTTTTTTTCGTCGTGCGCCATCAGTTTTTTATTTTTTCTCACTACCCGTCCATAAAGGGGATGACGAACGGTACGCGCAACCGAGACTGTAATGGTCTTGTTGCTCGCATCGCTTGTAACCCGCCCCAACCTGACTTTTCTGTGTGCTCTTTCTTCTGTCATTTTTTTCTTTCCTGCTCACTCTCCCGGATCATCTGGAGTTTGTATTTTGATTACCGGCTGCTTTCAGGAGCATGTACAGGAGCGCCCACCGTGTGGATTCCCAGTTCGTGTTCCCGAATAACAGTTTTTAACCTGGCTATCTCACGTTTGATTATGCGGATCTGCGAGGTCTTTTCAAGCTGGGAGGTCACCAGTTGAAACTTGAGGGTTCTCAAATTCTCTTCTGCGGCCAAAAGATCATGCTTGACCTCATCCAGTATCTTTTCACGAATCGCCCGAGGTTTCATGATTTATCCCCCATACTCCTGTCGTTCAACAAACTTGGTTTTAATCGGGAGTTTGTGCGACGCAAGACGCATCGCTTCTTTCGCCACACTTATGTCAACCCCTTCCATCTCGAACAATACCCTTCCGGGTTTCACCACCGCCACCCAATGATCCGGCGCGCCCTTGCCTTTGCCCATACGGGTTTCTGCCGGCTTCACTGTAACCGGTTTCGCAGGAAAAATCCGAATCCAGACCCTCCCGCTTCTCTTGACATGACGGGTTATGGCCACACGGGCCGCCTCGATTTGACGGTCGGTGATCCAGCCCGGCTCCAGGGCCGCAAGTCCATATTCACCGAAAGAAACATCACGTCCGCGATAGGCGATTCCTCTCATCCTGCCGCGCTGCTCTTTACGGTGTTTTACCCTCTTTGGCATTAACATGATAGTGTATCCTCTTTTATATATTCTACGACAAATTTAAACGCGCATTCATGGGAAGAAATAGATCCTGGAACGAGTTCAGGATGACGTCATGCCGAACTTGTTGCCGCTTCGCGGGAACGATGAAAGCGCAGCGCATCTTTTAGCAACCGTTTCGGCATCTATCCCGTAAATATCCGCAACATCCCGGACCCTTTTTTTACTTCGAAATCCCCTGCAGATTGAGTACTTCGCCTTTGGATATCCACACCTTTACGCCAATCGTGCCGTATGTGGTGAACGATGTCGATGTGGCATAATCGATATCCGCCCTGAGGGTATGAAGAGGAACCCTCCCCACCAGGTAGCGCTCGCGGCGGGCCATTTCCGCTCCCCCCAGCCTCCCGGAACATGCTACACGGATGCCTTCGGCGCCGAGACGCATGGCGGAAGTTACCGCCTTTTTCATGGCGCGGCGGAAGCTGACACGCTGTTCGAGCTGACGGGCAATGCTGTCCGCAACCAGTTTTGCTTCGAGTTCGGGGTGCTTCACCTCGATGATATTGAGAAAAATATCTTTTTTGGTCAGAAGCTTCAGCTCATCCCGCAGCTTGTCCACCTCCATACCTTTCCGTCCGATGACAATTCCCGGCCGCGCCGTATGAATGTTCACGGTTATCTGGTTAGAGGTGCGCCTTTCAATCTCCACCTTGGAAATTCCCGCGCGGTTTAGACGTTTTACTACATACTTACGCAGGGTCAAATCTTCTTCGAGATTTTTCTTGAAATCCCGCTCGCTGAACCACCGCGAATCCCATGTCTTTGAAATTCCCAGCCTGAAGCCTACAGGATGTGTCTTCTGTCCCAAATTTAAAACCCCCTTTACTCTTCGGCAACTACCACTATTTTCATGTGACACGTTCTTTTTCGTATCCGATATGCTCTTCCCATGGCACGAGCCATGATCCGCTTCATCATCGGTCCGTCATCACACATGGCTTCGGTTATGGTGAGCTTGTTCGGGTCATGAATCTTATCGCCATACACATTCTGGGCGTTCGCCACTGCGCTTCTCACCACTTTTTCCAGCGCTGCGGCGCTTTTCTTGCGGGTGAACCGGAGAATATTCAGCGCCTCCTCCACTTTCTTGCCCCGCACCAGGTCCATGACCTGCCGCATCTTACGGGCTGAACCCCTGATAAATCGCGCTTTTGCAACAGCCTGCATGATTGAATCCTCGGAATACAACTGTTTTATTTAAGGGAAATGGCGCGTTCAACAATCCTTCCGCCGTGACCGCGATATGTCCGGGTGGGAGCAAACTCACCGAGTTTGTGTCCCACCATATTCTCAGTCACATAAACCGGCACAAACTTGTTTCCATTATGAACCGCCACGGTGTGGCCGATAAACTCGGGAGTTATGGTCGAACGCCTTGACCATGTCTTGATGACCTTTTTTTCGCCTCTTCTGTTCAGGTCATGCAGTTTCTTCACTAAATGATCATCTACAAACGGTCCCTTTTTTACCGACCGCGCCATGATTTCTCCTCCATGTGGGAGCGATAAGCCGCCGGCGAACCATCCTGGCCGCCTGACTGCTTCAATCGCTTATTGCATTTTTACTTTTGTCTGCGTTTCAGAATAAACTTGCCTGACTGCTTCTTTTTATCACGGGTTTTCTTGCCCTTTGTGGGGAACCCCCACGGTGTTACCGGGTGACGGCCGCCGGAGGATCTTCCTTCGCCTCCGCCGTGCGGATGGTCATGCGGATTCATCGCCACCCCACGGACTTTGGGACGGTGTCCCATCCATCTTGACTTCCCGGCCTTGCCCCACACTTCGTTGGAGTGGTCCAGGTTGCCAACCTGACCGACCGTGGCCATGCATCCCTCACGGAATAAACGCAATTCGGAAGAAGGCATCTTGATTGTGACCATTCCGCCCTCACGGGCCATGATCTGGCATCCTGTTCCGGCGCTGCGTGCAACCTGTGCGCCCTTGCCGGGCTTCATCTCGATGGCGTGCACCATGCTGCCGAGGGGAATCCGTAACAGAGGGAGCGTATTCCCCGTACGAATCTCGGCTTCGGGACCGCTCATAAGGACATCCCCCACACTCAATCCGTCCGGTGCGAGAATGTATCTCTTTTCACCGTCACGGTAAACCAGAAGTGCTATGCGGGCTGAACGATTCGGATCATACTGGATGGAATCCACATTAGCCGGGATACCGATCTTGTCCCGTTTGAAATCTATGATCCGGTAGAATTGCTTATGACCGCCGCCCCTTCTGCGCACCGTTATCCGTCCGTTGGAATTCCGGCCGCCGGAACTGGAGAGCGGCGCAAGAAGGGATTTTTCCGGTGTAGTGCAGGTAATATCGCTGAAATCCGAAGTGGACATGAACCGCCGTGAAGGCGTAACCGGATTATATGTTCTTACAGCCATGATTAACCTTTCCTATATTCCTTCAAAGAATTCAATGGATTCGCCTTCTTTCAGCAGAACCACTGCCCGTTTCCAGTCCGGCCTTCTGCCTTTGAACCGGCCGCGAGTTCTAATCTTCCCATGTGTTATATAGGTATGGACATCTTTTACGGTCACTTTGAAAATCTCTTCAATCGCTTTCTTGATCTCTATCTTG is a window from the Candidatus Latescibacter sp. genome containing:
- the rplN gene encoding 50S ribosomal protein L14, which codes for MIQEYSILKVADNTGARRVMCFRVLGGTHRRYASIGDIIVCSVRDAAPNGQFKKGDVARAVIVRTKKAIRRKDGSYIKFDDNAAVIIDAQKEPKGTRIFGPVARELREKQYMKIISLASEVL
- the rpsQ gene encoding 30S ribosomal protein S17; amino-acid sequence: MTEERAHRKVRLGRVTSDASNKTITVSVARTVRHPLYGRVVRKNKKLMAHDEKNDAHIGDLVEVMETRPLSKTKRWRLVRVMERAK
- the rpmC gene encoding 50S ribosomal protein L29, which produces MKPRAIREKILDEVKHDLLAAEENLRTLKFQLVTSQLEKTSQIRIIKREIARLKTVIREHELGIHTVGAPVHAPESSR
- the rplP gene encoding 50S ribosomal protein L16 — its product is MLMPKRVKHRKEQRGRMRGIAYRGRDVSFGEYGLAALEPGWITDRQIEAARVAITRHVKRSGRVWIRIFPAKPVTVKPAETRMGKGKGAPDHWVAVVKPGRVLFEMEGVDISVAKEAMRLASHKLPIKTKFVERQEYGG
- the rpsC gene encoding 30S ribosomal protein S3; the protein is MGQKTHPVGFRLGISKTWDSRWFSERDFKKNLEEDLTLRKYVVKRLNRAGISKVEIERRTSNQITVNIHTARPGIVIGRKGMEVDKLRDELKLLTKKDIFLNIIEVKHPELEAKLVADSIARQLEQRVSFRRAMKKAVTSAMRLGAEGIRVACSGRLGGAEMARRERYLVGRVPLHTLRADIDYATSTSFTTYGTIGVKVWISKGEVLNLQGISK
- the rplV gene encoding 50S ribosomal protein L22, whose protein sequence is MQAVAKARFIRGSARKMRQVMDLVRGKKVEEALNILRFTRKKSAAALEKVVRSAVANAQNVYGDKIHDPNKLTITEAMCDDGPMMKRIMARAMGRAYRIRKRTCHMKIVVVAEE
- the rpsS gene encoding 30S ribosomal protein S19 produces the protein MARSVKKGPFVDDHLVKKLHDLNRRGEKKVIKTWSRRSTITPEFIGHTVAVHNGNKFVPVYVTENMVGHKLGEFAPTRTYRGHGGRIVERAISLK
- the rplB gene encoding 50S ribosomal protein L2, with the translated sequence MAVRTYNPVTPSRRFMSTSDFSDITCTTPEKSLLAPLSSSGGRNSNGRITVRRRGGGHKQFYRIIDFKRDKIGIPANVDSIQYDPNRSARIALLVYRDGEKRYILAPDGLSVGDVLMSGPEAEIRTGNTLPLLRIPLGSMVHAIEMKPGKGAQVARSAGTGCQIMAREGGMVTIKMPSSELRLFREGCMATVGQVGNLDHSNEVWGKAGKSRWMGHRPKVRGVAMNPHDHPHGGGEGRSSGGRHPVTPWGFPTKGKKTRDKKKQSGKFILKRRQK
- a CDS encoding 50S ribosomal protein L23 yields the protein MEKNIIRKPVITEKATHLKEKSNKYVFEVERNCNKIEIKKAIEEIFKVTVKDVHTYITHGKIRTRGRFKGRRPDWKRAVVLLKEGESIEFFEGI